A single genomic interval of Plantibacter sp. Leaf314 harbors:
- a CDS encoding aminopeptidase P family protein, whose amino-acid sequence MCPDSIEFRDPRTQPLPQDDVFRDFLASGWGEVDRSVDLAEGAGAAAGRHRAILGAQFAGRWIVVTAGRAVTRANDTEFPFRPDSDFVWLTSCQAEGAVLIMRPTAGGHDATLFLPEPVGPGEEAFYADAMRGELWIGPSAGLRQWAEALEVEVRSLEALDEALALVPSEAARAGAAEPRVDGRFGASRELLVALSAAKLVKDEWEIGQLRAAVDATVGGFRSVVHELPAAIDFGGERWLQSTFERHARTFGNGVGYSTIIGSGPHAPTLHWTRCDGPVLPERLILMDAGVEARSLYTADVTRTFPAGGTFTTAQREVHDHVERAHRAAMAQVGPGRSFLEMRNTAYEHVATSLVELGILQVSVDEAMSPNGQQHRRYLPSGTGHHLGLDVHDCARIGDERYLDEPLQPGAVLTVEPGLYFHANDLTVPPELRGIGVRIEDDLLVTPTGHEVLSSALPISADGLEAWLRG is encoded by the coding sequence ATGTGTCCAGACAGCATCGAATTCCGTGACCCTCGCACGCAGCCACTCCCCCAGGACGACGTCTTCCGGGACTTCCTGGCGAGCGGCTGGGGCGAGGTCGACCGCTCCGTCGACCTCGCGGAGGGCGCCGGTGCTGCCGCCGGACGACACCGCGCGATCCTCGGCGCCCAGTTCGCCGGTCGTTGGATCGTGGTCACCGCCGGGCGCGCCGTCACCCGTGCGAACGACACCGAGTTCCCGTTCCGTCCGGACAGCGACTTCGTGTGGTTGACGTCCTGTCAGGCCGAGGGCGCCGTCCTGATCATGCGCCCGACCGCGGGCGGTCATGACGCGACGCTGTTCCTGCCGGAGCCGGTCGGCCCCGGTGAGGAGGCGTTCTACGCGGACGCCATGCGCGGCGAGCTCTGGATCGGGCCGTCCGCCGGACTCCGGCAGTGGGCCGAGGCACTCGAGGTCGAGGTGCGGTCCCTGGAGGCCCTGGACGAGGCGCTCGCGCTCGTTCCGAGCGAGGCAGCCAGGGCAGGAGCAGCGGAACCCCGTGTCGACGGTCGCTTCGGCGCCTCCCGCGAACTGCTCGTCGCCCTGTCCGCGGCGAAGCTCGTCAAGGACGAGTGGGAGATCGGGCAGCTGCGAGCGGCGGTGGACGCGACGGTCGGCGGGTTCCGCTCGGTCGTGCACGAGCTGCCCGCCGCGATCGACTTCGGTGGCGAACGCTGGCTGCAGTCGACCTTCGAGCGCCATGCCCGCACCTTCGGGAACGGCGTCGGCTACTCCACCATCATCGGCAGCGGCCCTCACGCCCCCACCCTGCACTGGACCCGGTGCGACGGTCCGGTGCTGCCCGAGCGCCTCATCCTCATGGACGCGGGGGTCGAGGCCCGATCGCTCTACACCGCGGACGTCACGCGCACCTTCCCGGCCGGCGGGACGTTCACCACCGCCCAGCGCGAGGTGCACGACCACGTGGAACGCGCCCACCGGGCGGCCATGGCCCAGGTCGGCCCGGGACGCTCGTTCCTCGAGATGCGCAACACCGCCTACGAGCACGTCGCGACCAGCCTCGTCGAGCTCGGGATCCTGCAGGTCTCGGTCGACGAGGCGATGTCCCCGAACGGTCAGCAGCATCGCCGCTACCTGCCGAGCGGCACCGGGCACCACCTCGGTCTCGACGTCCACGACTGCGCCCGCATCGGCGACGAACGCTACCTCGACGAGCCGTTGCAGCCGGGAGCGGTGCTGACCGTCGAGCCCGGGCTGTACTTCCACGCGAACGACCTGACGGTCCCGCCCGAGCTGCGCGGGATCGGGGTCCGCATCGAGGACGACCTGCTCGTGACCCCGACGGGCCACGAGGTGCTCTCGTCGGCACTGCCGATCAGCGCGGACGGACTCGAGGCCTGGCTGCGGGGGTGA
- a CDS encoding Lrp/AsnC family transcriptional regulator: protein MQLDDTHIRMLELLREDGRASVAALAEHLGISRSNAYARYEAMVRAGVLKGVHADIEPATVGLGVAAMVFITLRQSQWADFRARLSSVPELEYFAVTTGEHDAMMLIRAPDVAAIHELVATRLAQWPSIKATTTVFLMDEERSDVSLRMARSERTSVEDSGERFGMTRFVRTSDERAQRVPERRGR from the coding sequence ATGCAACTCGACGACACCCACATCCGCATGTTGGAGCTCCTGCGCGAGGACGGCCGGGCCTCGGTCGCCGCCCTCGCCGAGCACCTCGGGATCTCGCGCTCGAACGCCTACGCGCGGTACGAGGCGATGGTCAGGGCCGGCGTGCTGAAGGGCGTCCACGCCGACATCGAACCGGCGACCGTCGGGCTCGGCGTTGCGGCGATGGTGTTCATCACCCTGCGGCAGAGCCAGTGGGCGGACTTCCGCGCGCGGCTCTCCTCGGTCCCCGAGTTGGAGTACTTCGCGGTCACCACCGGCGAGCACGACGCCATGATGCTCATCCGCGCCCCCGACGTCGCGGCGATCCACGAGCTCGTCGCCACGAGGCTCGCCCAGTGGCCGTCGATCAAGGCCACGACCACCGTGTTCCTCATGGACGAGGAACGCTCGGACGTGTCGCTGCGCATGGCGCGGTCGGAGCGGACGAGCGTCGAGGACTCCGGCGAGCGCTTCGGCATGACGCGGTTCGTCCGCACGAGCGACGAACGGGCTCAGCGGGTTCCTGAGCGACGCGGGCGCTGA
- a CDS encoding ABC transporter substrate-binding protein: MSRSFSRTSRRGMAALGLALAAGLALAACSPSGGSDSSAGKSLVVDASFDLKTADPNREYETTGSIVAKALYETLLTFKGDDVTAPVDGLASYEMNADNTVMTLTMKDGKKFSDGSDVTVDDAVFSLQRVQGVKGNPSFLLDGVTIEKTSDTTLTLTSATPNPALPFILPNPALGVVNKKVVEENGGTATADDAAESFLNTTSAGSGPYKLESFDAASQVVFTANPEYTGTKPAYERVVLRNVQGPTQKLNVEAGDSQVALDLNPDQVAELDDSKVKIIANPSRYMIFLLLNQDPAVSDITSNPKFLEAVKLGIDYDKIVDLAGDGSVRPGGFIPSIFNGALDAADGNQFDADAAKAALKESGYAGEAVTLNFPNDITVQGLSLQSIAESVQAQLKSVGITVTLAPAPVATELDAYRDGKETVGLWYWGPDFPDPSNYLAFTPGELVGLRAGWAAGADPTVTDLANAALAATDTDARAAAYQELQKAQNASGPFIPLLQPAQNVVTATTITEVPLNPTWTVDLAGIK; encoded by the coding sequence TTGTCACGATCCTTCAGCCGCACCAGTCGGCGCGGCATGGCGGCCCTCGGCCTCGCCCTCGCCGCCGGCCTCGCGCTCGCCGCCTGCTCCCCCTCAGGTGGCTCCGACTCCTCGGCAGGCAAGTCGCTCGTCGTCGACGCGTCCTTCGACCTCAAGACCGCCGACCCGAACCGCGAGTACGAGACGACCGGCTCGATCGTCGCGAAGGCGCTCTACGAGACGTTGCTCACCTTCAAGGGTGACGACGTGACCGCTCCCGTCGACGGCCTCGCGAGTTACGAGATGAACGCCGACAACACGGTGATGACGCTCACGATGAAGGACGGGAAGAAGTTCTCCGACGGATCCGACGTGACCGTCGACGACGCCGTGTTCTCGCTGCAGCGCGTCCAGGGCGTGAAGGGCAACCCGTCCTTCCTCCTCGACGGCGTCACGATCGAGAAGACCTCGGACACGACCCTCACGCTCACCTCGGCGACGCCGAACCCCGCGCTGCCCTTCATCCTCCCGAACCCGGCCCTCGGTGTGGTCAACAAGAAGGTCGTCGAGGAGAACGGCGGCACCGCTACCGCCGACGACGCCGCCGAGTCCTTCCTGAACACGACGTCCGCCGGCTCCGGCCCGTACAAGCTCGAGTCCTTCGACGCCGCCTCACAGGTCGTCTTCACGGCGAACCCGGAGTACACCGGCACGAAGCCCGCCTACGAGCGCGTCGTCCTCCGGAACGTGCAGGGACCCACGCAGAAGCTCAACGTGGAGGCCGGTGACTCGCAGGTCGCCCTCGACCTCAACCCCGACCAGGTCGCCGAACTCGACGACTCGAAGGTCAAGATCATCGCGAACCCCTCGCGGTACATGATCTTCCTCCTGCTCAACCAGGACCCCGCGGTCAGCGACATCACGAGCAACCCGAAGTTCCTCGAAGCCGTCAAGCTCGGCATCGACTACGACAAGATCGTCGACCTCGCCGGTGACGGTTCGGTCCGCCCCGGCGGGTTCATCCCGTCGATCTTCAACGGTGCGCTCGACGCGGCCGACGGCAACCAGTTCGACGCCGACGCCGCGAAGGCGGCGCTGAAGGAGTCCGGCTACGCGGGGGAGGCGGTCACCCTCAACTTCCCCAACGACATCACCGTGCAGGGCCTCTCGCTCCAGAGCATCGCCGAGTCCGTCCAGGCGCAGCTGAAGTCGGTCGGCATCACCGTCACGCTCGCCCCGGCGCCGGTCGCCACCGAGCTCGACGCCTACCGGGACGGCAAGGAGACCGTCGGCCTCTGGTACTGGGGCCCGGACTTCCCGGACCCGTCCAACTACCTCGCGTTCACCCCGGGTGAGCTCGTCGGCCTCCGTGCCGGCTGGGCGGCAGGCGCCGACCCGACCGTGACGGACCTGGCGAACGCCGCGCTCGCCGCGACCGACACGGACGCCCGTGCCGCCGCGTACCAGGAGCTCCAGAAGGCGCAGAACGCGAGCGGACCGTTCATCCCGCTCCTGCAGCCGGCGCAGAACGTGGTCACCGCGACCACGATCACCGAGGTTCCGCTGAACCCGACGTGGACCGTCGATCTTGCCGGAATCAAGTAG
- a CDS encoding ABC transporter permease — protein sequence MPESSSVAPTTSSARAGLHPLARYLGIRLGLTVLLMFGVTLVTFTLTNLVPADPVQAALGEQAAADPAIVAQFRENAGLDKPLPVQYVTYVANLFQGDLGTSQQTRGAVADELGRAFPATAELALTAIVISIIIGVGLGMWAALRRKTITDQVIRVVSLIGISVPSFWLALVVYFVFFSQLHWFPGSGRLSPAAIPPPKVTGMYTIDALLAGQWSTFGDAIAHLILPASVLALYTIGLLTRFARSAILEVLDLDYVRAARAKGLPGHVVVTRYVLRGALVPIITVLGVAFGSLLSGTVLVEKVYSWHGLGEYAYSAATKLDLPAIMGVGLIVGFVYIGLNFLVDVLYGFIDPRVRVA from the coding sequence TTGCCGGAATCAAGTAGCGTCGCACCGACGACGTCCAGCGCGCGAGCGGGTCTCCACCCGCTCGCGCGCTACCTCGGCATCCGGCTCGGCCTCACGGTCCTCCTGATGTTCGGGGTGACGCTCGTCACCTTCACGCTGACCAACCTCGTCCCCGCCGACCCGGTGCAGGCGGCCCTCGGCGAGCAGGCTGCGGCGGATCCGGCGATCGTGGCGCAGTTCCGCGAGAACGCCGGCCTCGACAAGCCGCTGCCCGTCCAGTACGTCACCTACGTCGCGAACCTGTTCCAGGGCGACCTCGGGACCTCGCAGCAGACCCGCGGCGCCGTCGCGGACGAACTCGGGCGGGCCTTCCCGGCGACCGCCGAGCTCGCGCTCACGGCCATCGTCATCTCGATCATCATCGGCGTCGGCCTCGGCATGTGGGCCGCGCTCCGCCGGAAGACGATCACCGACCAGGTCATCCGCGTCGTGAGCCTCATCGGCATCTCGGTGCCGTCGTTCTGGCTCGCGCTCGTCGTCTACTTCGTCTTCTTCTCGCAGTTGCACTGGTTCCCGGGTTCGGGCCGCCTCTCGCCCGCCGCGATCCCGCCGCCCAAGGTCACGGGGATGTACACGATCGACGCCCTGCTCGCCGGGCAGTGGTCGACCTTCGGTGACGCGATCGCCCACCTGATCTTGCCCGCGTCCGTGCTCGCGCTCTACACGATCGGTCTGCTGACCCGCTTCGCGCGATCGGCGATCCTCGAGGTGCTCGACCTCGACTACGTGCGGGCGGCCCGGGCGAAGGGCCTGCCGGGGCACGTCGTCGTGACCAGGTACGTCCTCCGCGGGGCGCTCGTCCCGATCATCACCGTGCTCGGTGTGGCCTTCGGGTCGCTCCTGTCCGGCACGGTGCTCGTCGAGAAGGTGTACTCGTGGCACGGCCTCGGTGAGTACGCGTACTCGGCCGCGACCAAACTCGACCTGCCCGCGATCATGGGCGTCGGGCTCATCGTCGGCTTCGTGTACATCGGCCTGAACTTCCTCGTCGACGTGTTGTACGGCTTCATCGACCCGAGAGTGAGGGTGGCATGA
- a CDS encoding ABC transporter permease, with translation MTDVLAVQTRRKGRFRVSKQLRTPLAVAGGVIVLFWLLVAVLAPWIRPFDPLAQDFDRLQAPSAEHWFGTDQVGRDVLSRVISGAQVSIPLALMLVVFAMLIGSLLGAIAGYFGKALDETIMRIADLVFAFPTIILAMVIAASLGPSLTNAVIAMLIVSWPAYARVTRSLVIGARGAEYVIAGRLLGNGPFTSLGKDILPNVVSPVVVLATLDVGTAILLLSGLSFLGLGAVPPTPDWGAMVSDGVQNFSSWWIAVFPGLAILTVVLAFNFLGDALRDALDPRSQEAVQGRAL, from the coding sequence ATGACCGACGTCCTCGCCGTCCAGACCAGGCGCAAGGGCCGCTTCCGCGTCTCGAAGCAGCTGCGCACCCCGCTCGCCGTCGCGGGTGGCGTCATCGTGCTCTTCTGGCTGCTCGTCGCGGTGCTCGCACCGTGGATCCGCCCGTTCGACCCGCTCGCGCAGGACTTCGACCGCCTGCAGGCACCGAGCGCCGAGCACTGGTTCGGCACCGACCAGGTGGGCCGTGACGTCCTGTCGCGAGTCATCAGCGGTGCCCAGGTCTCGATCCCGCTCGCCCTCATGCTCGTGGTCTTCGCCATGCTCATCGGGTCCCTGCTCGGGGCGATCGCCGGATACTTCGGCAAGGCGCTCGACGAGACGATCATGCGGATCGCCGACCTGGTGTTCGCGTTCCCGACGATCATCCTCGCGATGGTCATCGCCGCCTCGCTCGGCCCGAGCCTCACGAACGCGGTCATCGCGATGCTCATCGTCTCCTGGCCGGCCTACGCCCGCGTCACCCGTTCGCTCGTCATCGGCGCGCGCGGTGCCGAATACGTCATCGCTGGCCGGCTGCTCGGCAACGGGCCGTTCACCTCGCTCGGCAAGGACATCCTGCCGAACGTCGTCTCGCCCGTCGTGGTCCTCGCGACCCTCGACGTCGGCACGGCCATCCTGTTGCTGTCCGGCCTGTCCTTCCTCGGTCTCGGCGCGGTGCCGCCGACGCCCGACTGGGGTGCGATGGTGTCAGACGGCGTGCAGAACTTCTCCTCCTGGTGGATCGCGGTCTTCCCGGGACTCGCCATCCTCACGGTGGTGCTCGCCTTCAACTTCCTCGGCGACGCCCTCCGCGACGCCCTCGACCCGCGCTCGCAGGAAGCCGTCCAGGGGCGTGCCCTGTGA
- a CDS encoding ABC transporter ATP-binding protein — MTPGASAAGGTGGGIVIEGLTLGFGRGAAAKQILRGIDLEVPAGRITGLAGESGSGKTMTGLAICGLLPAGADLGGSIRFDGTELVGLKQRTMNRYRGTEIAMIFQDPTASLHPMLTVEAQLVDHYRHHTGASKAAARARALEMLGLVAVPNPEAALRKYPHQFSGGQLQRIAIASALMCDPSVLIADEPTTALDVTVQAGILRLLRKLCDELGIAIILVTHDLGVMSALADTIAVMRLGEIVEHGTRFQVITDPQHEYTKALIDALPDTGTEAAS, encoded by the coding sequence ATGACACCCGGAGCGAGCGCGGCAGGCGGAACGGGCGGCGGCATCGTGATCGAGGGGCTCACCCTCGGCTTCGGCCGCGGCGCCGCGGCCAAGCAGATCCTGCGGGGCATCGACCTCGAGGTCCCCGCCGGGCGGATCACCGGACTCGCCGGTGAATCCGGCTCCGGGAAGACCATGACCGGCCTCGCCATCTGCGGCCTGCTGCCCGCGGGCGCCGACCTCGGCGGGAGCATCCGCTTCGACGGCACCGAACTCGTCGGGCTGAAGCAGCGCACGATGAACCGGTACCGCGGCACGGAGATCGCGATGATCTTCCAGGACCCCACCGCGAGCCTGCACCCGATGCTGACCGTCGAGGCGCAACTCGTCGACCACTACCGGCACCACACCGGAGCGTCGAAGGCGGCGGCGCGTGCGCGGGCGCTCGAGATGCTCGGCCTGGTCGCGGTCCCGAATCCGGAGGCGGCGCTGCGCAAGTATCCGCACCAGTTCTCGGGCGGACAGCTGCAGCGCATCGCGATCGCCTCGGCACTCATGTGCGACCCGTCCGTCCTCATCGCGGACGAGCCGACCACGGCACTCGACGTGACGGTGCAGGCCGGCATCCTGCGGCTGCTGCGCAAGCTCTGCGACGAGCTCGGCATCGCGATCATCCTCGTCACCCACGACCTCGGGGTCATGTCCGCCCTCGCCGACACGATCGCGGTCATGCGCCTCGGCGAGATCGTGGAGCACGGCACCCGCTTCCAGGTCATCACCGATCCGCAGCACGAGTACACGAAGGCGCTCATCGACGCGCTGCCCGACACGGGAACGGAGGCGGCGTCATGA
- a CDS encoding ABC transporter ATP-binding protein: protein MTLLHLDDVRVTYKLPGRGSLNAVDGVSFELEPRQVLGLVGESGCGKSTLARAVCGLEPTSGGSITFNGTPIGKLGLRKRPPELLRIQMVFQNPYASLNPRRTIGSQIEDGLRVNPVRDAWDVGQLLEHVELDAASRTRYPHQFSGGQRQRIAIARAIAAGPELLIGDEPIASLDASLQARVAKLMRTLAVETGAALLFISHDLSVVRVIADDVAVMSAGRIVEHGPVDRVWSDPQDPYTQRLLAAIPVVDGLGTLPGA, encoded by the coding sequence ATGACGCTGCTGCACCTCGACGACGTCCGTGTGACGTACAAGCTGCCCGGTCGTGGCTCGCTCAACGCGGTCGACGGCGTGAGCTTCGAGCTGGAGCCGCGCCAGGTCCTCGGGCTCGTGGGGGAGTCGGGCTGTGGCAAGTCGACGCTCGCCCGTGCCGTGTGCGGGCTCGAACCCACCTCGGGTGGATCGATCACGTTCAACGGGACGCCCATCGGCAAGCTCGGTCTCCGCAAGCGCCCGCCGGAGCTCCTGCGGATCCAGATGGTCTTCCAGAACCCCTACGCCTCGCTCAACCCGCGACGGACGATCGGGAGCCAGATCGAGGACGGCCTCCGGGTGAACCCGGTCCGCGACGCCTGGGACGTCGGTCAGCTCCTCGAACACGTGGAGCTCGACGCCGCCAGCCGGACCCGCTACCCCCACCAGTTCTCCGGAGGGCAGCGGCAGCGCATCGCGATCGCCAGGGCCATCGCGGCGGGGCCGGAGCTGCTCATCGGTGACGAACCGATCGCCTCGCTCGATGCCTCGTTGCAGGCGCGGGTGGCGAAGCTCATGCGGACGTTGGCGGTCGAGACCGGGGCGGCGCTGCTGTTCATCAGCCACGACCTGTCCGTCGTCCGCGTGATCGCCGACGACGTCGCCGTGATGAGTGCTGGACGCATCGTCGAGCACGGCCCGGTGGACCGCGTCTGGTCGGACCCGCAGGACCCGTACACGCAGCGCCTCCTGGCCGCGATCCCCGTCGTCGACGGGCTCGGTACGCTCCCGGGCGCCTAG
- a CDS encoding DUF1353 domain-containing protein, with translation MPYLDDDEQPLQRIDLAQIPPTGRLFRLERRIGFQEHAPDGPVVWAPAHDDARDMDDARRRTDLASVPGVLWSFIGSYGRQSAPAIVHDHRVSLALGLPSEEALTQRFEDDRQFRVGLRQQRVPLLRAWLMWAVVSVERYLRHAPRLAAVLIGQSVLGVLAIVAATIGLVTPLLGVQSPAWLALGIAPAVLAVFWREERRLLVWLPYAGALLAPLLLVQLVAVGAFRLLELLVRETIDRPFLDDSPGPVVSPTLR, from the coding sequence ATGCCGTATCTCGACGACGACGAGCAGCCGCTGCAGCGGATCGACCTCGCGCAGATCCCCCCGACCGGCCGCCTGTTCCGGCTCGAACGTCGGATCGGGTTCCAGGAGCACGCACCCGACGGCCCCGTCGTCTGGGCGCCAGCGCACGACGACGCGCGTGACATGGACGACGCGCGTCGACGGACGGACCTCGCGTCCGTACCCGGGGTGCTCTGGAGCTTCATCGGCAGCTACGGCCGCCAGTCCGCCCCCGCGATCGTGCACGACCACCGGGTGTCCCTCGCACTCGGGCTCCCGTCGGAGGAAGCGCTCACGCAGCGCTTCGAGGACGACCGGCAGTTCCGGGTCGGTCTCCGGCAGCAGCGGGTGCCGCTCCTCCGCGCCTGGCTGATGTGGGCCGTGGTCTCGGTGGAACGGTACCTCCGGCACGCCCCGCGCCTCGCCGCGGTGCTCATCGGGCAGTCGGTCCTCGGCGTGCTGGCGATCGTGGCCGCGACGATCGGCCTCGTGACCCCGCTGCTCGGCGTGCAGAGCCCCGCGTGGCTCGCCCTCGGGATCGCTCCCGCGGTCTTGGCGGTGTTCTGGCGCGAGGAGCGGAGACTCCTCGTCTGGTTGCCGTATGCGGGTGCGCTGCTGGCACCGCTGCTGCTCGTCCAACTCGTCGCCGTCGGCGCGTTCCGCCTGCTCGAGCTGCTCGTGCGGGAGACGATCGACCGCCCGTTCCTCGACGACTCCCCCGGCCCGGTCGTCTCGCCGACCCTTCGCTGA
- a CDS encoding phosphodiesterase yields the protein MRFGEHRSNESCHVSLRTAEYPRPDHFLLHVSDTHLLAGGGSLYGAVDSETHLRQLFAEFEASGGRPEAIIFTGDLADKGEPDAYDRIRAIVEPVAARLGSQIIWVMGNHDDRQAFRAGLFGEVPTTRPVDRVYDVNGLRVISLDSSVPGHHHGEVSDAQLDWLAEELATTAPHGTILAMHHPPVPSVLDLAVSVELRDQPKLAEVLEGSDVRSILAGHLHYSSTATFAGIPVSVASATCYTQDLNVPVGGTRGRDGARAFNLVHVYGSTVLHSVVPLGETPPLHYIDPEESARRLALAGVELPVSDTVRVEPEPPLTMPIGVMA from the coding sequence ATGCGGTTCGGAGAGCATCGCTCGAACGAGAGTTGTCACGTGAGTCTTCGCACGGCCGAGTACCCGAGGCCTGATCACTTCCTGCTCCATGTGAGCGACACGCACCTCCTCGCCGGCGGGGGGAGCCTGTACGGAGCGGTCGACAGTGAAACGCACCTGCGGCAGCTCTTCGCGGAGTTCGAGGCGTCCGGCGGGCGTCCGGAGGCGATCATCTTCACCGGCGACCTCGCCGACAAGGGCGAACCCGACGCGTACGACCGCATCCGCGCGATCGTGGAACCAGTCGCCGCGCGTCTCGGTTCCCAGATCATCTGGGTCATGGGCAACCACGACGACCGCCAGGCGTTCCGCGCCGGGCTGTTCGGTGAGGTCCCCACGACCCGCCCCGTGGACCGCGTCTACGACGTCAACGGCCTCCGGGTCATCAGTCTCGACTCGAGCGTGCCCGGCCACCACCACGGCGAGGTGTCCGACGCCCAGCTCGACTGGCTCGCCGAGGAGCTCGCGACCACGGCCCCACACGGGACGATCCTGGCCATGCACCACCCGCCGGTGCCGAGCGTGCTCGACCTGGCCGTGAGCGTGGAGCTGCGCGACCAGCCGAAGCTCGCCGAGGTCCTCGAGGGCTCGGACGTCCGCAGCATCCTCGCCGGACACCTCCACTACTCCTCGACCGCGACCTTCGCCGGCATCCCCGTGTCGGTCGCATCGGCGACGTGTTACACCCAGGACCTCAACGTGCCCGTCGGTGGGACCCGAGGACGCGACGGTGCCCGGGCGTTCAACCTCGTGCACGTGTACGGGTCGACGGTGCTGCACTCCGTCGTCCCGCTCGGCGAGACGCCCCCGCTCCACTACATCGACCCCGAGGAGAGCGCCCGCCGCCTCGCGCTCGCGGGCGTCGAGCTCCCGGTGTCGGACACGGTCCGCGTGGAGCCGGAGCCGCCGCTCACGATGCCGATCGGCGTGATGGCCTAG
- a CDS encoding SDR family oxidoreductase gives MTSSPNRRTALVVGASGITGAAIVSHLLADGDWRILALSRSAPVSHPQVEHVAADLRNADDLRRVLGGSGVSHVFFTAWSRQDSEAENIRVNGGMVRDLLAALSDEPVQHVALVTGLKHYLGPFEAYAAGEMPDTPFHEDEPRLDTPNFYYEQEDELFAAAARSGYTWSVHRSHTVIGHAVGNAMNMASTIAVQASLCKRLGRPFVFPGSETQWNGLTDMTDAGLLAEQMLWAATSPAGANEPFNIVNGDVFRWRWMWPRLAAYFGVEAEGFRDAPRPLEQQMVGLEGEWAELVAEHGLVEPDLARVASWWHTDGDLGRDIEVVTDMSKSRLAGFTGYRRTLDAFTAIFDRLREERIVP, from the coding sequence ATGACTTCTTCACCGAACCGTCGCACCGCACTCGTCGTCGGCGCCAGTGGCATCACCGGCGCAGCGATCGTGTCACACCTCCTGGCCGACGGCGACTGGCGCATCCTGGCCCTCTCCCGCAGTGCTCCCGTGTCCCACCCGCAGGTCGAGCACGTCGCCGCCGACCTCCGGAACGCGGACGACCTCCGCCGGGTGCTCGGCGGTAGCGGAGTCTCCCACGTGTTCTTCACGGCCTGGTCGCGGCAGGACTCCGAGGCCGAGAACATCCGGGTGAACGGCGGCATGGTCCGCGACCTCCTCGCCGCACTGTCGGACGAGCCGGTGCAGCACGTCGCCCTGGTGACCGGCCTCAAGCACTACCTCGGTCCATTCGAGGCCTACGCGGCGGGCGAGATGCCCGACACCCCGTTCCACGAGGACGAGCCGCGCCTCGACACGCCCAACTTCTACTACGAGCAGGAGGACGAGCTGTTCGCGGCGGCCGCGCGGTCGGGCTACACCTGGTCGGTGCACCGCTCGCACACGGTGATCGGGCACGCCGTCGGCAACGCGATGAACATGGCGTCGACGATCGCCGTGCAGGCCTCGCTCTGCAAGCGGCTCGGACGTCCGTTCGTGTTCCCCGGCTCCGAGACCCAGTGGAACGGGCTCACCGACATGACGGACGCCGGACTCCTCGCCGAGCAGATGCTGTGGGCGGCGACCTCGCCGGCCGGAGCGAACGAGCCGTTCAACATCGTCAACGGCGACGTCTTCCGTTGGCGCTGGATGTGGCCTCGCCTGGCCGCGTACTTCGGCGTCGAGGCGGAGGGGTTCCGCGACGCACCGCGTCCGCTCGAGCAGCAGATGGTCGGGCTCGAAGGCGAGTGGGCCGAGCTGGTGGCCGAACACGGTCTGGTCGAGCCCGACCTCGCGCGGGTGGCGTCCTGGTGGCACACCGACGGCGACCTGGGGCGCGACATCGAGGTCGTCACCGACATGAGCAAGAGCCGTCTCGCCGGGTTCACCGGCTACCGGCGCACCCTGGACGCGTTCACGGCGATCTTCGACCGCCTCCGCGAGGAGCGCATCGTCCCGTGA